From the Rhodococcus sp. NBC_00297 genome, one window contains:
- a CDS encoding type IV toxin-antitoxin system AbiEi family antitoxin domain-containing protein, whose product MARITSRSEALTQGYTDSELRRMCRTGDLTRVRRGAYASSDDIADLSGQERHLLLARAMMTTGNTAPDAVLSHASAAIAHGIDLWNVPLSAVHITRNRRTGGRTGPVRHVHASPYDADEVTDVAGFRSTTVSRTIADLACCLPFEEAVCAADDAARRFGLAGAQVEEVLSRRPTRSGHARAHRVALFMDAGSESVGESRSRVLLHAAGFAVSTQHTITCGNTSYRVDFLVDGSNVIGEFDGRVKYGRLVPAGETPADVLWREKLREDALRDAGYTVVRWTWQDLATPSIIIERIRRALARNRTPPA is encoded by the coding sequence ATGGCGCGCATCACCTCCCGCTCGGAGGCATTGACTCAGGGTTACACGGACTCCGAACTGCGGCGCATGTGCAGAACCGGAGATCTCACACGTGTGCGCCGTGGTGCCTACGCCAGCTCGGACGACATCGCGGACCTCTCCGGCCAGGAGCGCCACCTCCTCCTGGCGCGCGCGATGATGACGACCGGCAACACGGCCCCCGACGCAGTGCTGAGCCATGCGTCGGCAGCGATCGCTCACGGTATCGACTTGTGGAACGTGCCCCTCTCAGCAGTTCACATCACGCGCAACCGGCGTACAGGCGGCCGTACGGGCCCCGTGCGTCACGTTCATGCGTCGCCTTATGACGCCGACGAGGTCACCGATGTGGCGGGATTCCGCTCGACTACCGTCAGCCGCACCATTGCCGATCTGGCCTGTTGCCTGCCGTTCGAGGAAGCGGTCTGCGCGGCGGACGATGCAGCACGTCGATTCGGACTGGCAGGCGCGCAGGTCGAGGAAGTACTCTCTCGACGCCCCACCCGCAGTGGCCATGCGCGAGCCCACCGCGTAGCGCTGTTCATGGACGCCGGGTCCGAGAGTGTCGGTGAATCACGCAGTCGCGTGCTGCTACACGCTGCAGGCTTCGCGGTCTCCACTCAGCACACCATCACGTGCGGCAACACGTCCTACCGTGTCGACTTCTTGGTGGACGGCTCCAACGTGATCGGCGAGTTCGACGGTCGCGTGAAGTACGGACGGCTCGTACCGGCGGGCGAGACCCCGGCCGACGTGCTCTGGCGGGAGAAGCTCCGCGAGGATGCACTGCGCGACGCGGGCTACACGGTGGTGCGCTGGACGTGGCAGGACCTGGCCACGCCGAGCATCATCATCGAGCGCATCCGGCGAGCACTCGCCCGTAACCGCACACCCCCCGCATGA
- a CDS encoding SRPBCC family protein, giving the protein MTALEHSDSIVIAASPDAVYALVSDVTRTGEWSPICQECWWNDGGSADVVGSTFTGRNVTADRTWETVSTVAVAIPGTEFAWLVGDSFVRWGYTLEAIDENSTQLTESWLFTEQGIEYFHTKFGDRAQEEIEIRRTAALDGIPRTLAAIKAIVES; this is encoded by the coding sequence ATGACCGCACTCGAGCATTCCGACTCCATCGTGATCGCCGCGTCGCCCGACGCCGTGTACGCCCTCGTCTCCGACGTCACCCGGACCGGGGAGTGGAGCCCGATCTGCCAGGAGTGCTGGTGGAACGACGGTGGCAGCGCCGACGTGGTCGGGTCCACCTTCACCGGGCGCAACGTCACCGCCGACCGCACCTGGGAGACGGTCTCGACCGTCGCCGTCGCCATCCCGGGCACCGAGTTCGCCTGGCTCGTCGGCGACTCGTTCGTGCGGTGGGGATACACCCTCGAGGCAATCGACGAGAACTCGACGCAGCTCACCGAATCGTGGCTCTTCACCGAGCAGGGGATCGAGTACTTCCACACGAAGTTCGGCGATCGCGCGCAGGAGGAGATCGAGATCCGCCGTACCGCCGCACTCGACGGGATTCCCCGCACGCTCGCCGCGATCAAGGCGATCGTCGAGTCCTGA
- a CDS encoding (Fe-S)-binding protein: protein MNALTITLGTVGALLSIVCWAYFFRGAAMMVRSIALGQPDRTRLRPFVPRFKQMCIEFAAHTRMNKFRSVGWAHWLVMVGFMLGAILWFEAYGQTFNPEFHWPLIGDLAIYHLMDEILGLGTVIGIVTLMIIRQRNHPRSPERLSRFSGSNFRAAYFVEFVVLLEGLGMIFVKAGKIATYGHANPWTDFFTMNLAKLLPASAVLVSIFAFVKLMSGMVWLLIVGRNITWGVAWHRFSAFFNIYFKREDDGGVALGAAKPMMSGGKVLEMEEADPDVDAFGAGKIEDFTWKGWLDFTTCTECGRCQSQCPAWNTGKPLSPKLLITSLRDHGNAKAPYLLAGGRKDMAGDEVGLVDADGKPDEAKLAKIPQAARDEAERPLVGETTLDGGLGGIIDPEVLWSCTNCGACVEQCPVDIEHVDHILDMRRYQVLIESEFPSELAGLFKNLENKGNPWGQNAKDRTNWISELDFDVPVFGQDADSFEDFEYLFWVGCAGAYEDRAKKTTKAVAELLATAGVKFMVLGAEETCTGDSARRAGNEFLFQQLAMQNIETLNSVFEGVDESRRKIVVTCAHCFNALGNEYPQVGGKYEVVHHTQLLNRLVRAKKLVPVASVQEDVTYHDPCFLGRHNKVYDAPRELMAASGSTLKEMPRHGERSMCCGAGGARMWMEEKIGKRINIDRVDEALDTLGGSTTATQKIATGCPFCRVMLNDGVTARQEAGGNDNVEVIDVSQMLLSSITRLDSAQLGENIKVVPRAKPVVVPAEEPVDTPKAESVATEDVAAEEEKGRVEEIETAAAGGDPAAPAPGKGLKMKGLAKAPGAKAPGAKAPAKTAESPNADGDDAADASKPKGLGMAGKAKAPGGKGLQLKGRPPGAKAPGSAAAAPAEKTEPTDAPTETASEASESLPTVKPKGLAVKSGFKKPGATAPGSAAPASEAPASEAPASEASAEAPSEASADAPAQASESMPTVKAKGLAVKSGFKKPGVKAPGSAAAPAAEAPAEASAPAPAAEAPAEASAAAPAQATESMPTVKAKGLAVKSGFKKPGAKAPSSAAPAAAPEPEAPAESEAPESSEPAEQATEETAAPTAESNGAAESNGAAEPADTPAPPQPKAGGLGFKSGAKAPGKRS, encoded by the coding sequence ATGAATGCCCTGACGATCACCCTCGGCACCGTCGGTGCCCTGCTCAGCATCGTGTGTTGGGCCTACTTCTTCCGCGGTGCCGCGATGATGGTGCGATCCATCGCGCTGGGACAGCCGGACAGGACACGTCTGCGACCGTTCGTTCCGCGGTTCAAGCAGATGTGCATCGAGTTCGCTGCGCACACCCGGATGAACAAGTTCCGCTCCGTCGGCTGGGCGCACTGGTTGGTGATGGTCGGCTTCATGCTCGGCGCCATCCTGTGGTTCGAGGCCTACGGGCAGACGTTCAATCCCGAGTTCCACTGGCCACTCATCGGTGACCTCGCGATCTACCACCTCATGGACGAGATCCTGGGCCTGGGCACCGTCATCGGCATCGTGACGCTGATGATCATCCGGCAGCGGAACCACCCTCGCTCCCCCGAGCGCCTCTCCCGCTTCTCCGGCTCCAACTTCCGTGCCGCCTACTTCGTCGAGTTCGTGGTGCTGCTCGAGGGCCTCGGCATGATCTTCGTGAAGGCCGGCAAGATCGCCACCTACGGACACGCCAACCCGTGGACCGACTTCTTCACCATGAACCTGGCCAAGCTGCTCCCCGCGAGCGCGGTCCTGGTCTCGATCTTCGCCTTCGTCAAGCTCATGTCCGGCATGGTCTGGCTGCTGATCGTCGGCCGCAACATCACGTGGGGTGTCGCATGGCACCGGTTCAGCGCGTTCTTCAACATCTACTTCAAGCGTGAGGACGACGGCGGAGTCGCGCTCGGCGCGGCCAAGCCGATGATGTCCGGCGGCAAGGTCCTCGAGATGGAGGAGGCCGACCCCGACGTCGACGCGTTCGGTGCCGGCAAGATCGAGGACTTCACCTGGAAGGGCTGGCTCGACTTCACCACGTGCACCGAGTGCGGCCGCTGCCAGTCGCAGTGCCCGGCGTGGAACACGGGGAAGCCGCTCTCACCCAAGCTGCTCATCACCTCGCTCCGCGACCACGGCAACGCCAAGGCGCCGTACCTGCTCGCCGGCGGCCGCAAGGACATGGCGGGCGACGAGGTCGGCCTGGTCGACGCGGACGGCAAGCCGGACGAGGCCAAGCTCGCGAAGATCCCGCAGGCCGCCCGTGACGAGGCCGAGCGCCCGCTGGTCGGCGAGACCACTCTCGACGGCGGTCTCGGCGGAATCATCGATCCCGAGGTGCTGTGGAGCTGCACCAACTGCGGCGCCTGCGTTGAGCAGTGCCCCGTCGACATCGAGCACGTCGACCACATTCTCGACATGCGTCGCTACCAGGTGCTCATCGAGTCGGAGTTCCCCTCCGAACTGGCCGGCCTGTTCAAGAACCTGGAGAACAAGGGCAACCCCTGGGGCCAGAACGCCAAGGACCGCACCAACTGGATCTCGGAGCTCGACTTCGACGTGCCGGTCTTCGGCCAGGACGCCGACAGCTTCGAGGACTTCGAGTACCTCTTCTGGGTCGGCTGCGCCGGCGCCTACGAGGACCGCGCGAAGAAGACCACCAAGGCCGTCGCGGAACTGCTCGCCACCGCCGGCGTGAAGTTCATGGTGCTCGGCGCCGAGGAGACCTGCACCGGTGACTCCGCTCGCCGCGCGGGCAACGAGTTCCTGTTCCAGCAGCTCGCGATGCAGAACATCGAGACCCTGAACTCCGTGTTCGAGGGTGTCGACGAGAGCCGTCGCAAGATCGTCGTCACGTGCGCGCACTGCTTCAACGCACTCGGCAACGAGTACCCGCAGGTGGGCGGCAAGTACGAGGTCGTGCACCACACCCAGCTGCTCAACCGCCTCGTGCGGGCCAAGAAGCTGGTGCCGGTGGCGTCGGTGCAAGAGGACGTCACGTACCACGACCCGTGCTTCCTGGGACGCCACAACAAGGTGTACGACGCACCCCGCGAGCTGATGGCGGCGTCGGGCTCCACACTCAAGGAGATGCCGCGTCACGGCGAGCGCTCCATGTGCTGCGGCGCCGGTGGTGCTCGCATGTGGATGGAAGAGAAGATCGGCAAGCGGATCAACATCGACCGCGTCGACGAAGCGCTAGACACCCTGGGTGGCAGCACCACCGCGACGCAGAAGATCGCGACCGGCTGCCCCTTCTGCCGCGTCATGCTCAACGACGGTGTCACCGCACGCCAGGAGGCCGGCGGCAACGACAACGTCGAGGTCATCGACGTCTCGCAGATGCTGCTCAGCTCGATCACGCGCCTGGACTCCGCACAGCTCGGCGAGAACATCAAGGTGGTACCGCGGGCCAAGCCCGTGGTCGTCCCTGCCGAGGAGCCCGTCGACACCCCCAAGGCCGAGTCCGTCGCCACCGAGGACGTCGCCGCCGAGGAGGAGAAGGGTCGCGTCGAGGAGATCGAGACGGCTGCTGCGGGTGGCGATCCCGCTGCCCCCGCGCCCGGCAAGGGTCTGAAGATGAAGGGCCTGGCCAAGGCTCCGGGCGCCAAGGCACCCGGCGCGAAGGCTCCGGCCAAGACCGCCGAGTCGCCCAACGCCGACGGTGACGACGCAGCCGACGCGTCCAAGCCGAAGGGCCTCGGCATGGCCGGCAAGGCGAAGGCACCGGGCGGCAAGGGGCTGCAGCTCAAGGGTCGTCCTCCGGGCGCGAAGGCACCGGGATCTGCCGCAGCTGCTCCGGCCGAGAAGACGGAACCGACCGACGCTCCCACCGAGACGGCCAGTGAGGCATCCGAGTCGTTGCCGACGGTCAAGCCCAAGGGTCTCGCCGTGAAGTCCGGGTTCAAGAAGCCCGGCGCCACGGCACCGGGGTCGGCGGCTCCTGCTTCCGAGGCTCCCGCTTCCGAGGCTCCCGCTTCCGAGGCTTCCGCCGAAGCACCGTCCGAGGCTTCTGCCGATGCACCGGCACAGGCGTCGGAGTCGATGCCGACCGTCAAGGCCAAGGGTCTCGCCGTGAAGTCCGGGTTCAAGAAGCCCGGCGTCAAGGCACCGGGTTCCGCAGCAGCACCGGCGGCTGAGGCACCGGCCGAGGCATCTGCTCCCGCACCGGCGGCCGAGGCACCGGCAGAGGCTTCTGCTGCGGCACCGGCACAGGCGACCGAGTCGATGCCGACCGTCAAGGCCAAGGGTCTCGCCGTGAAGTCCGGGTTCAAGAAGCCGGGCGCCAAGGCACCGAGTTCCGCGGCACCCGCCGCAGCGCCCGAGCCGGAGGCACCTGCCGAGTCGGAGGCACCGGAGTCGTCGGAACCCGCAGAGCAGGCAACCGAGGAGACGGCCGCTCCTACGGCGGAGTCGAACGGTGCCGCCGAGTCGAACGGTGCCGCGGAACCCGCAGACACCCCGGCGCCGCCGCAGCCGAAAGCCGGTGGGCTCGGGTTCAAGTCGGGAGCGAAGGCGCCGGGCAAGAGGTCCTGA
- a CDS encoding LuxR C-terminal-related transcriptional regulator: protein MTSPDERSALDALLSSHDHTALVVVTLASVGVAPDPYLVADVADVPMPAAAAAVERARGCGVLSDEGLLPDSARGALRVVMGEHGMLGVLRRLARVHLDSGGLGGDLAVSLADAGLRDPDLAQHLVELASAADRLAARRLWDAAAAAGAQGTDISVPYADALLASGDLDTAALTVDAVLSAEAPSPDGVRGAVRVASTVALMRGTASHAADLYRWLGPDRIGPDAAYAVTTLLAVGDADCAATFVRAHGGLRPVPPTSANARSTLVARGLLDSLTEPATVATGSLLRAASMADTAVGARAEPEHPAVIAALIALHTGDPATARAVLTETIAADPGCAVSTRCRLLLAWSALVAGDTGVEPTSGVDPATLPQRDALSYFALRVATARRRGDTGALMSAWQEARRTVAEAEPDLFSLIPLGELWLAAVRLGDTARIAHSVSAATALVASLGEPPTWAATWHWYGVQAAILGGAPADLLPHARALGSFADRSPHAAALASAGKAWLRVLQGEPDVAEVETSARTLEKFGHAWDAARLASDAALRVADTRDATALLQIARDIGAVAATAEPTEPGSASLGALTEREAEVAHHLVLGLTYREIGAQMYISAKTVEHHVARIRRRLGAQSRSQMLSMLRAAGYAEDKERRVHA from the coding sequence GTGACCTCGCCCGACGAGCGGTCGGCTCTCGACGCTCTGCTGTCCTCGCACGATCACACCGCCCTCGTGGTGGTGACGCTCGCGTCGGTCGGTGTGGCCCCGGATCCGTACCTCGTCGCCGACGTCGCCGACGTCCCGATGCCCGCCGCCGCCGCCGCCGTGGAGCGCGCCCGGGGCTGCGGGGTCCTGTCCGACGAGGGCCTGCTGCCGGACTCCGCGCGCGGTGCCCTGCGCGTGGTGATGGGCGAGCACGGAATGCTCGGCGTGCTGCGTCGCCTGGCACGGGTGCACCTCGACAGTGGCGGTCTCGGTGGTGATCTCGCGGTCTCGCTCGCGGATGCGGGTCTGCGCGATCCGGATCTCGCACAGCACCTGGTCGAATTGGCCTCCGCCGCAGACCGTCTCGCCGCACGACGACTGTGGGACGCGGCCGCCGCGGCGGGCGCGCAGGGCACCGACATCTCCGTGCCCTACGCCGACGCCCTGCTCGCGAGCGGCGATCTCGACACCGCGGCGCTCACAGTGGACGCGGTGCTGTCCGCCGAGGCGCCGTCACCCGACGGAGTACGCGGAGCCGTTCGCGTCGCGTCCACGGTCGCACTGATGCGCGGCACCGCGTCGCACGCCGCCGACCTCTACCGGTGGCTCGGGCCGGACCGCATCGGACCGGATGCGGCGTACGCGGTGACGACGCTTCTCGCCGTGGGGGACGCCGACTGCGCCGCGACGTTCGTCCGCGCGCACGGCGGCCTCCGCCCCGTCCCGCCCACGTCGGCGAACGCCCGCTCGACGCTGGTGGCCCGCGGGCTCCTCGACTCACTGACCGAACCCGCCACTGTGGCAACGGGTTCGCTGCTGCGCGCCGCCTCGATGGCCGACACCGCGGTGGGCGCCCGGGCCGAGCCGGAACATCCCGCGGTGATCGCGGCACTGATCGCTCTGCACACCGGCGACCCCGCCACCGCCCGAGCGGTGCTGACCGAGACCATTGCCGCGGATCCGGGATGCGCGGTGTCCACGCGGTGCCGTCTGCTGCTCGCCTGGTCGGCACTCGTGGCCGGCGACACGGGTGTCGAGCCCACCTCGGGCGTCGACCCGGCCACGCTCCCCCAACGGGACGCCCTGTCCTACTTCGCACTTCGCGTCGCCACCGCCCGCCGACGCGGAGATACCGGCGCCCTCATGTCCGCGTGGCAGGAGGCCCGGCGCACCGTCGCGGAGGCCGAACCCGATCTCTTCTCCCTCATCCCGCTCGGTGAACTGTGGCTCGCCGCAGTGCGCCTCGGGGACACGGCACGCATCGCGCACTCCGTCTCCGCGGCCACCGCACTGGTCGCCTCGCTCGGCGAACCACCGACCTGGGCGGCCACGTGGCACTGGTACGGCGTGCAGGCCGCCATCCTCGGCGGCGCCCCGGCCGACCTGCTCCCCCACGCTCGTGCGCTCGGCTCGTTCGCCGACCGCAGTCCCCACGCCGCAGCACTCGCCTCCGCCGGCAAAGCATGGCTCCGCGTCCTGCAGGGCGAGCCCGACGTCGCCGAGGTCGAGACGTCCGCTCGCACCCTGGAGAAGTTCGGGCACGCCTGGGACGCGGCGCGGCTCGCCAGTGACGCCGCCCTGCGTGTCGCCGACACCCGCGACGCCACCGCCCTGCTGCAGATCGCCCGCGACATCGGTGCCGTCGCGGCGACGGCCGAGCCCACCGAGCCCGGTTCCGCGTCGCTGGGGGCGCTGACCGAGCGCGAGGCGGAGGTGGCGCATCATCTCGTACTGGGCCTGACGTACCGCGAGATCGGCGCCCAGATGTACATCTCGGCCAAGACGGTCGAGCACCACGTCGCACGGATCCGTCGACGTCTGGGAGCGCAGTCGCGCTCGCAGATGCTGTCGATGCTCCGCGCGGCCGGCTACGCAGAGGACAAGGAACGACGGGTACACGCATGA
- a CDS encoding ammonium transporter: protein MKLRRLVATSAIAIASLGVATGTAYAQPATTTPSATTTESAPAENSELNWASRVEAGGVVTTVDAGMFRASDDGKTVDLVDEEGNTILSLPLSFNLNGVEFPYGVEYTDEGRTVKLIPNLAAPMGLAPNALENTVASPAENTAAEQSFASQLGLATSIGGLTGTITGAGIGCIIGGAPIALAIPVALATCLGGAVVGAGLGGVIGTITAGGPTLVVAGIDLLNTYNAAPGTSKFAQ, encoded by the coding sequence ATGAAACTGCGTCGACTCGTCGCAACCTCTGCGATCGCGATCGCCTCCCTGGGCGTGGCCACCGGTACTGCGTACGCGCAGCCGGCCACCACCACCCCCTCCGCGACGACCACCGAGAGTGCTCCCGCGGAGAACTCCGAGCTGAACTGGGCATCGCGCGTCGAGGCTGGTGGCGTCGTCACCACCGTCGACGCCGGTATGTTCCGTGCGTCCGACGACGGCAAGACCGTCGACCTGGTGGACGAGGAGGGCAACACGATCCTGAGCCTTCCGCTGTCGTTCAACCTCAACGGCGTCGAGTTCCCCTACGGTGTCGAGTACACCGACGAGGGCCGCACCGTGAAGCTCATCCCGAACCTCGCAGCACCGATGGGCCTCGCCCCGAACGCGCTCGAGAACACGGTGGCATCGCCCGCCGAGAACACCGCTGCCGAGCAGTCCTTCGCCTCGCAGCTCGGTCTCGCCACCTCCATCGGCGGACTGACCGGCACCATCACCGGTGCAGGTATTGGTTGCATCATCGGCGGGGCTCCGATCGCGCTCGCGATCCCGGTTGCTCTCGCGACCTGCCTGGGCGGGGCAGTAGTAGGTGCCGGACTGGGTGGCGTCATCGGCACGATCACTGCGGGTGGACCGACCCTGGTCGTCGCCGGCATCGATCTGCTCAACACGTACAACGCGGCTCCGGGAACCTCGAAGTTCGCTCAGTAG
- a CDS encoding Hsp70 family protein, translating to MTSTNIDEHGNGVGAMATDQGRSSGLGLDVGSSTSTAVAVDGPGHLGDAVTIVRSTALSVTPDREPALAAPGTVDTTALTGFAGRVGDPVALVTEDGRSYTGDELYATTLDCLVREARTAGADDDAAIVVTYPTSWPEYTVDRLRNAAARHGLTDVTFVPDALAATAWMQQSPDAVADGVVLVADLGASALTVSVVRTGADSAILGRGARSEDVSGAHIDQVVLAHVLDNVDSSSLDPFDPATVEALTTLRTHCATAKEALSSDTETVVPVHLPGIDTDVRLVRSEIEELLRETFDDVTRVLGEALRTAGVDGDAVDRVLLVGGGASIPMLTETVSSALRKPVTVGEQPAATAATGAALLAADIASAGAELNRPGAAALAAVAAGSTVDDDETDLLPPVTERPASARTSTPAPVSRSAHAKDAPSRGKRTAVIGGVAAAVILLAAGGLSVGTGLVGGSSENTGPSTSSAVAPAAADGSVSATPTTAAAGVDPVTGQPRTTGAAGAPTSGAAAAPGAAVPGATAPGSTGSAAVPGATAPNAAVPNAPAPQFTAPDLPTAQVPQAPALPAPSFPSNPLPGSGVVGGLTDGVGTVLGGVGEVAGGAASGLGNTVGSLTNPILGR from the coding sequence TTGACGAGCACGAATATCGACGAGCACGGAAACGGAGTCGGCGCCATGGCAACGGATCAGGGACGGTCATCAGGTCTGGGACTGGACGTCGGCTCGAGCACCTCGACGGCGGTCGCCGTGGACGGTCCGGGACACCTCGGTGACGCCGTCACCATCGTGCGGTCCACCGCACTGTCGGTCACGCCCGACCGTGAACCCGCCCTGGCCGCGCCGGGCACCGTCGACACCACGGCCCTGACCGGCTTCGCCGGCCGCGTCGGCGATCCGGTCGCGCTGGTCACCGAGGACGGACGCAGCTACACCGGCGACGAGCTCTACGCGACGACGCTGGACTGCCTCGTCCGGGAGGCACGCACGGCCGGCGCCGACGACGACGCCGCGATCGTGGTGACCTACCCGACGTCGTGGCCCGAGTACACGGTGGATCGGCTTCGCAACGCGGCTGCCCGCCACGGCCTCACCGACGTCACCTTCGTTCCCGACGCTCTCGCCGCGACGGCATGGATGCAGCAGTCGCCGGACGCGGTGGCGGACGGCGTCGTGCTGGTCGCGGACCTGGGTGCGAGCGCCCTGACCGTGTCGGTCGTGCGCACAGGTGCCGATTCGGCGATCCTCGGACGCGGTGCGCGCAGCGAGGACGTCAGCGGCGCCCACATCGACCAGGTCGTGTTGGCGCACGTGCTCGACAACGTCGACTCCTCGTCGCTCGATCCCTTCGATCCCGCGACGGTCGAGGCCCTCACGACCCTGCGCACGCACTGCGCGACGGCCAAGGAAGCACTGTCCTCCGACACCGAGACGGTCGTGCCGGTGCACCTGCCCGGCATCGACACCGACGTGCGACTGGTGCGGTCGGAGATCGAGGAACTACTGCGCGAGACGTTCGACGACGTCACCCGGGTACTCGGCGAGGCGCTGCGCACCGCGGGTGTCGACGGCGACGCGGTGGACCGCGTGCTGCTGGTCGGCGGCGGCGCGTCGATCCCCATGCTCACCGAGACCGTGTCCTCCGCGCTGCGCAAGCCGGTGACCGTCGGCGAACAGCCCGCGGCCACCGCCGCGACCGGAGCCGCACTGCTCGCCGCCGACATCGCTTCGGCCGGCGCAGAACTGAACCGCCCGGGCGCAGCGGCACTTGCTGCCGTCGCCGCCGGTTCCACCGTCGACGACGACGAGACCGACCTGCTCCCTCCGGTCACCGAGCGTCCCGCCTCGGCCCGCACCTCCACGCCCGCACCGGTGTCGCGCTCGGCACACGCCAAGGACGCCCCGTCGCGCGGTAAGCGCACCGCCGTCATCGGCGGCGTCGCCGCTGCCGTGATCCTGCTGGCCGCGGGTGGCCTCTCCGTCGGCACCGGCCTCGTCGGCGGATCGTCGGAGAACACCGGCCCCTCCACCAGCAGCGCGGTGGCCCCGGCCGCCGCGGACGGTTCCGTGAGCGCGACCCCGACCACCGCCGCCGCCGGCGTCGATCCCGTGACGGGGCAGCCGCGCACCACCGGAGCCGCCGGAGCGCCGACCAGCGGCGCCGCAGCAGCACCGGGGGCTGCGGTTCCCGGCGCGACCGCGCCCGGCTCGACCGGATCGGCCGCGGTACCGGGCGCCACCGCGCCGAACGCTGCTGTGCCGAACGCACCGGCGCCGCAGTTCACCGCTCCCGACCTCCCCACTGCGCAGGTACCTCAGGCTCCGGCCCTCCCGGCTCCGTCGTTCCCTTCCAACCCGCTTCCGGGGTCCGGAGTCGTCGGAGGCCTGACCGACGGTGTCGGAACCGTACTCGGGGGTGTAGGCGAGGTCGCGGGAGGTGCTGCCAGCGGCTTGGGGAACACCGTAGGCAGCCTCACGAATCCAATTCTCGGGCGGTGA
- a CDS encoding S1 family peptidase, with protein sequence MGVVGASLLTLSLGTATAGAAPASAAPEQLSADRLPSELVDAVQRDLNMSPQEYLDRAAEAQKLRTYADDFRQQRPADFAGAWIGDDGVPVVAVTTSEAASQVAQDGYRSRQSPVSADTLEQSLDDFGRWVSGLPREVSSQINSAAVDVLGGRVIVDIANSPIGRALNLPTAIANLQVQLSPPAPGPTPPPAVMGGDDYVTSAGDITTAPLEDIEICSFGFSATDGAGTPVNLSAGHCDPGNSASVYLPNRDDIRASTPVGDFTASSVGGGDGLDYSVIALNDAGVAAGLDQPTVRGANGTALTITGTASPVIGAPVCKSGQASSFTCGLVAADRVETQLFLGDGDSRTVRGFASTACTLAGDSGGAIVTGTLALGITSGSNSGAAPSCGEANLALAQYGGTASLGIPVDAVTAATGTTVRTS encoded by the coding sequence ATGGGGGTGGTGGGCGCGTCGCTGCTGACGCTGAGCCTCGGCACCGCCACTGCCGGCGCAGCACCCGCGTCGGCGGCTCCCGAGCAGCTGTCCGCGGATCGCCTCCCGTCCGAGTTGGTCGACGCCGTGCAGCGCGATCTGAACATGTCGCCGCAGGAGTACCTCGACCGCGCTGCCGAGGCGCAGAAGCTTCGTACCTACGCCGACGACTTCCGTCAGCAGCGCCCGGCGGACTTCGCGGGTGCCTGGATCGGCGACGACGGCGTTCCCGTCGTCGCGGTCACCACCTCGGAGGCCGCGAGCCAGGTGGCGCAGGACGGCTACCGCAGCCGCCAGTCGCCCGTGTCGGCGGACACGCTCGAGCAGTCCCTCGACGACTTCGGTCGCTGGGTGTCGGGTCTGCCCCGCGAGGTCTCGTCACAGATCAATTCAGCGGCTGTCGACGTGCTCGGCGGACGGGTGATCGTCGACATCGCCAACAGTCCGATCGGGCGCGCACTGAATCTGCCGACCGCCATCGCCAACCTCCAGGTGCAGCTGTCCCCACCCGCTCCCGGTCCGACGCCTCCGCCTGCCGTGATGGGCGGCGACGACTACGTGACGTCCGCCGGCGACATCACCACCGCGCCGCTCGAGGACATCGAGATCTGCTCGTTCGGGTTCAGCGCCACCGACGGGGCCGGCACGCCGGTCAATCTGTCTGCGGGACACTGTGATCCGGGCAACTCCGCCTCGGTGTACCTGCCGAATCGCGACGACATCCGCGCCAGTACTCCCGTCGGCGATTTCACCGCGTCGAGTGTCGGCGGCGGCGACGGACTCGACTACTCCGTCATCGCGCTGAACGACGCCGGCGTGGCCGCGGGGCTCGACCAGCCCACCGTGCGGGGAGCCAACGGCACCGCCCTCACGATCACCGGAACGGCCTCGCCCGTCATCGGTGCCCCGGTGTGCAAGTCCGGTCAGGCGTCGTCCTTCACGTGTGGTCTCGTCGCTGCGGACCGCGTCGAGACGCAGCTCTTCCTGGGTGACGGCGACAGCCGCACGGTGCGTGGATTCGCCAGTACCGCCTGCACTCTCGCGGGTGACAGCGGCGGCGCCATCGTCACAGGGACACTCGCACTGGGCATCACCAGCGGATCCAACAGCGGCGCTGCTCCGAGCTGCGGCGAGGCCAACCTGGCGCTGGCTCAGTACGGCGGAACCGCCAGCCTGGGCATCCCCGTCGACGCCGTCACCGCGGCCACCGGAACGACCGTCCGCACGTCGTGA